Genomic DNA from Echeneis naucrates chromosome 23, fEcheNa1.1, whole genome shotgun sequence:
AAAACGTCATCtgcgtcttcttcttcttctttcaatGTTTAATTGGCGAATAGTGAAGATGCTCATTACCGCCACCAATTGGTTTGGAGTGAGGATCAAACTTTAATACTGAAAACTACAAtataattatgaaaaaaaaataaaacaaacaaaatatttagaaTTTATATCCTCACATTCCAagttttttaataataatttgaaaacaCTCCCTTTCACTCCCTTTCACACATCAAATCACtagtttgtgtttctgacagtttAAAATAACTTActggttgttttttcttgttaacTGTGTCCACATTAGCCcatattgtgtttatttatcctGAAACATCTGAGTTTTTGATATCTACTAATTTCTCCCGTTTTTTCTTTGAACTTTAAAGAACAACcatctttttcagttttggtCTAAAGTCAATCAATGCAGTCAATGAAATATCAACTTTGTACAGACTCTGGCAAAACCTTACATAGAATAATATACAAACAAAGGTACAAAATGataattgttttaaaaaataaataaataagtgtttaacaaagaaacaaatgtctCCACAACTCAGATTGATATGATGTAGTAATACACCGTAAAATACAAAGTTTACGTCAAGCCTGTGAACGCAACAGACGTTATCGCGAGATTTCAGCCCGGAAAGCCGTTTTCTGTGGACGACGGTCAAACGCGGTTTAGCAGCATTTACACCAGCTCAACGTCgtttttttaaagtttatttcgacagttttgtgtgtaattgtgtagCTGCTGCAGCCGATCACGATGGGGAAAGCAGACTTTCTCTCCCCGAAGGCCATAAGTAACCGGATTAAAGCCAAAGGCCTCCAGAAGTTGAGGTGGTATTGTCAGATGTGTCAGAAACAGTGCAGAGATGAGGTGagctgtctgttgttgttgttgttgttgttgttgttgttgttgttgttgttagacTTTATAAACTCGTCTTCTTGTCCACAGAATGGCTTCAAATGTCACTGCATGTCCGAGTCCCACCAGAGGCAGCTGCTCCTGGCCTCAGAGAACCCGAACAAGTTCATGGACTATTTCTCCAAGTGAGTCCACTTTCACCATAAACTGCTTTATtatcaaatgagaaaaaaagaaataagtaaGCTACTACATGAATATATTaacagtttgcttttgttacaGCGAGTTCAAGAGCGACTTCCTGGAGCTGCTCAGGAGGAGGTTTGGTGAGTTCAGATACATTAAATGGAATATAAATGGATGATAACAATAATGGGAAAGGAAACTTAATGTATGGGTAAAGAACAACTCATTCATCAGGGAGACATCgacaaaattaaattaagagCAACTAAACGGGAGAATGAATAGTTTAGATTCAGAATGTAAAGTCACAACTAAGCAATACGCAATGACAAGTTAATGAAGTGATGTATTAAACTTTAAAACAAGAGCATAGTTGGAGCAAACTTCAGGTGTGAAGAAAGTTTCATTAttgaacaataacaacagaatCTAGTTTATGGAGATGATATTGTGTTGTGTGAGGATGTGACAGGGTGTATGTTCTTCCTTCCTGTGACCATTTATTTCCTGTTCGTCTGCAGGGACCAAGCGAGTCCATAACAACATTGTGTACAACGAGTACATCAGTGACCGAGAGCACGTCCACATGAACTCCACACAGTGGGAGACTCTCACCGACTTCACCAAGTGGCTTGGCAGAGAAGGTGAGCCGACGGAACGCCACGCAGCTGCTGTAAAAGGATGAAAGATGTGGATTCAATAATCTGAATACGTTCCCTCTGCAGGCTTCTGTAAAGTGGACGAGACCCCTAAAGGCTGGTACATCCAGTACATCGATCGTGACCCGGAGACCATCCGCCGTCAAGAGGAGCAGGCGAGGAAGATGAAGCAGGAGCTGGACGACGAAGAGAGGAGTGCCAAGTTCATCGAGGAGCAGGTCCGCAGAGGCCGCACCACCAAGGACACGGAGGTGGGTATACCAGCGTCAGCATCCTCAGCTGAGGGCAGCGGGgactttaacatttaaaatccttctttgtGCTGCATTCTATTTTTGTAGGAAACTCCAGTTTATACAGAGCTGAAACGTgagaatgaagaagaaaaaggtttggatttttcatttgtttatttatttctctctcctttaTCTTTCCAAA
This window encodes:
- the kin gene encoding DNA/RNA-binding protein KIN17; translation: MGKADFLSPKAISNRIKAKGLQKLRWYCQMCQKQCRDENGFKCHCMSESHQRQLLLASENPNKFMDYFSNEFKSDFLELLRRRFGTKRVHNNIVYNEYISDREHVHMNSTQWETLTDFTKWLGREGFCKVDETPKGWYIQYIDRDPETIRRQEEQARKMKQELDDEERSAKFIEEQVRRGRTTKDTEETPVYTELKRENEEEKVAFNLGATSCIAGPSKSSSVLGASALKTAASSSTKRKEPSSSSDSRGEKKKKSALEEIIEMEEKKKKQSVQTDYWMQPNIVVKVITKRLGEKYHKKKAVVMEVRDKFTAVVKMIDSGDKLRLDQNHVETVIPAPGKKVLILNGPYRDTEAVLEGIDEKNFCATLTLDSGQHKGKRVDVAYEDFSKLA